In [Mycobacterium] stephanolepidis, the genomic window GTTCCCGAAACACCGCACCGATCTGCTGGGATGCGCGGTCACGGTCCGCCGCATGCTCGACGGCGATATCGAAACCCTGCAGGTACCCGCCAATCCGCTGGACATCCTGGCGCAACACACCGTGGCCGCATGTGCGTTGGATCCACTGGACGTCGAAACCTGGTTCGACGTGGTCAGACGCAGTGCGCCCTTCACCTCCCTGCCGCGCAGCGCCTTTGACGCGGTGCTCGACCTGCTCAGCGGCAAGTACCCGTCCACCGATTTCGCCGAGCTGCGCCCGCGGGTCGTATACGACAGAGACGAGGGAACACTCACCGGAAGACCCGGCGCGCAGCGGCTGGCGGTCACGTCCGGTGGCGCCATTCCCGATCGCGGCCTGTTCACGGTGTACATGTATGCCGGTGCCGAGGGTGAGAAGCCCTCACGGGTGGGCGAACTCGACGAGGAAATGGTGTACGAGTCACGCCCGGGGGATGTCATCTCCCTGGGGGCCACCAGCTGGCGCATCACCGAGATCACCCACGAACGGGTGATAGTGGTCCCGGCCTTCGGCCAACCGGGCAGATTGCCGTTCTGGCGCGGAGATTCCGTGGGGCGACCCGCCGAGCTGGGTATGGCCCTGGGGCACCTGACCGGGAAGTTGGCCGCGGCGGATAGCGACGAATTCGACAAGCGTTGTGCCGATGTGGGATTCGATGACTTCGCGATCGGTAATCTACGGAAGCTGCTCACCGACCAGCTGCAGTCGACAGGCGCCGTCCCCACCGACACCACACTGATCGTCGAGAGATTCCGCGATGAACTCGGCGACTGGCGCATCGTGCTGCACTCGCCGTACGGGCTGCGGGTCAACGGCCCATTGGCGCTCGCCGTCGCCGATCGGCTCCAACAGCGCTACGGGGTCAGCGAGTCACCCACGGCCACCGACGACGGCATCGTGGTGCGACTCCCCGATACCGATGACAATCCACCCGGGGCAAGCCTTTTCGTCTTCGATGCCGCGGAGATCGAGGCGATCGTGACGCGGGAGGTCGGCGGATCTGCGCTCTTCGCGGCCCGGTTCCGCGAATGCGCCGCGCGCGCTCTGCTCCTTCCACGCCGAACTCCCGGGCGCCGAACACCGCTGTGGCAGCAACGCCAGCGTGCCGCACAACTGCTCGATGTCGCACGCAAGCATTCCGATTTCCCGATGGTGCTTGAGGCGTTACGTGAATGCCTGCAGGACGTTTACGACATCGGAACCCTGGTGCGGTTGATGTCGGGTATCGAGCAGCGCCGGATCCGGATCGTCGAGGTTCAGACCGAGGTACCTTCTCCCTTCGCGGCCGCTCAGCTTTTCAGCTATGTCGGCGGATTCATGTACGACGAGGATCGCCCCCTGGCCGAGCGACGTGCCGCCGCGCTCTCGCTGGACACCGGTCTGCTCGCCGAGCTCATGGGACGGGTGGAGCTGCGCGAGTTGCTCGACCCCGCCGTCATCGAGACGACCGAGAAACAACTGCAGCACCTCGTCGAGGAACGCAAGGCCCGCGACGCCGAAGGCCTCGCCGATCTGTTCCGGCTCCTGGGCCCCATCACCACCGAAGAGGTCCGCGCGCGCTGCTCCGGCGCGGGCGCCGACTGGCTGCGTGAGCTCGTCACCGCGCGCCGGGTGATCGAGACGCACTACGGGCAACGTGCCTGGTGGGCCGCCGTCGAGGATGTGGCACGGCTGCGTGACGCGCTCGGGGTGCCGGTGCCACCGGGCGTGCCCGCGGCCTTCACCGACGCGACGGCCGATCCGCTCGGTGAACTGCTGGGCAGATACGCCAGGACGCACGGCCCATTCACCACCGGCCAGGCCGCCGAACGCTTCGGTATCGGTGTGCGTGTTGCCGCCGACGCCTTGGCGGCACTGGCCGCCCGTGGCCAGTTGGTGCGTGGCGAATTCACCTCCGAAGCAACAGATTCTGAACAGTGGTGCGATGCCGAGGTTCTCCGGATTTTGCGCCGACGTTCCCTGGCGGCGCTGCGCGCGCAGGTCGAGCCCGTCAGCACATCGGCATTCGCACGGTTCCTGCCCGATTGGCAGTACCTCGATTCCAGCCTGCGCGGCGTCGACGGCGTCGCCACCGTCATCGACCAGCTGGCCGGGGTACCGATACCCGCATCCGCATGGGAGCCACTGATTCTCGCGCGCAGGGTGCGGGACTACTCGCCACAGATGCTCGATGAGCTGCTGGCCTCCGGAGAGGCGGTGTGGTCCGGACACGGCGCTATCACCGCGCAGGACGGTTGGATCGCCTTGCATCCGAGTGGGATCGCGCCGGCCACGCTGGCCGCACCGGATTCGGTGGTACTCGGCGAGGCACACCGCGCGATCCTCGATGGCCTCACCGCAGGCGGCGGATTCTTCTTCCGCCAGTTCGGCGAAGGGGCCACACGCGGGGCGTTATGGGATCTGGTGTGGGCCGGACAGGTGACGGGTGACACCTTTGCGCCGCTGCGAGCACTGCTGGGCACCGCCGCCACATCGCGTACGACGCACCGGAACCGGCGAGCTCCGCGGTTGCGGGCCTACACCCCAATCCCCACCGCAGCACCGGTCGATCCCGCGGTCGCCGGCCGGTGGTCATTGCTCCCGGAGAGGCTTGCCGACGGAACCGAACGTTCACACACACAGGCCGATTTGCTGCTCGGACGGTATGGCGTGGTGACCAAGGGCAGCGTCGTCGCGGAGGGTGTCGCGGGCGGTTTCGCCTGGCTGTACAAGGTGTTGTCGACGTTTGAGGACAACGGGCGCTGCCGCCGAGGCTATTTCGTCGAATCACTCGGAGGTGCGCAGTTCGCCTCCCCTTCGACCGTCGACAGGCTGCGCGAGTACCTCGACACGGTCGATGACGAACGCACACCGCATCGGGCGGCGGTGTTGGCGGCAACCGACCCGGCCAATCCGTACGGCGCGGCCCTGGTGTGGCCACGCGCTGCGTCCGATTCCGGTCATCGACCGGGCCGCAAGGCCGGGGCACTCGTGGCGCTCGTCGATGGCACTCTGGTGCTGTACATCGAAAGGGGCGGCAAGTCGCTGCTCAGCTTCGTGACCGACCCCACGATGCTGCACGCCGCAGCGTTGGGCACGATGGATTTGGTACGCGACGGTGGACTCGATGGTCTGGTGGTCGAAAGGATCGATGGCAGATCGGTCTTCGACATCGGAGAGTCTGCCGTGAGCGCAGCCTTGCTGGAGGCCGGTTTTGCACGGACGCCGAAGGGACTGAGAGTGCGCCGATGAGGAGACAGCGATGAGGGTGACACGGTTCGACCACATCGTGATCAACTGCACCGACGTGGACACCACCGCGGCCTGGTATCAGCGCGTGCTCGGCATGACTCGGGAGACTTTCGGCCCCGCCGCCCGCACGGCTCTGACATTCGGTACTCAGAAGATCAACCTACGGCCAGTCACGGCGACCCAGGAGGAGTGGTTCACCGGCCTGGCCGCGGCAGCCGGGTCCGATGATCTGTGCTTCATCACCGATGCCTCGCCCACCGAGGTTCGCGAGCATCTCGCGACATGCGGGGTTGACATCGAGCAGGGGCCGGTGACCAAGATCGGTGCGCTGGGCGAGATGACATCGCACTACTGCAGAGACCCCGATGGAAACCTCATCGAGATCGCGGTATACCCATGAGCAACAACCACTATCACTACATTGCCTTTGGCACGGATGCGATCGAGCGACAGCGAGTCAACGGCAGCTACGTCGCCTACGGCACACACCTGGAACGTCCGGATGACGGCCCCGACGATCTGGGATCGCGTGAGTTGCGGATGATCGCCGAGGCGACTCAGTTCTGCCTGGGCACCGTCACCCCGACGGGGTGGCCCTATCTGCAATACCGCAGCGGTCCGGCGGGATTCGTGCGCCATCTGCGCGGAAACACCGTGCGGTTCGTCGATCTTCCGGGCAACAACCAATTCGTGACACTCGGAAACCTCGCCGCCGACGATCGGCTGGCGATGTTCTTCGTCGATTACCCGCGCAAGCAGCGCCTCAAGGTTTTTGGCCGCGGCACCGTGCACGACGACGCCCGCCGCGAGATCGAAGTGACCGTGGAGGCATTCGACTGGAACTGCTCGCGCAGCATCATTCCCCGCTATGACCAGCAGTATCTGTCCGATCTCGGCAAGGCCTATCAGGAGAAGGCCGCCGCGAGAGAGGCCGAGCTCACCGCCGAGATAGAGCGACTACGCGCACGGGTTGCCGACCTCGAAGCCGCACCGCAGTGACCCCTCTCGCCGCTGATCGGGTGTTACGGACCCACGCGACACGGTTCAAGCACTGGCTACAGGAATATCCCGGCAACGAAATCGGATATCCGCACTGGAAGCACGTCGAGGCCCATTTCTCCGAGCTACTCTCCACCGGCGGTGTCGGTCGGCTCAACCAGGACGAGCTGACCGCCCTGCTCTATCTCATCGCTCGGGGTTGGGATATCGGCCGGATGATCGCGTGGCTGTCGAACACGCCCACCCTGTCCAACCTCGGCGACCTTGAGCGAGAAGACTTCCTGATACTCGCCCGGCTGGCCGCAACCATCGAGGGCGTCGAATACGACGACGCGCGATACCAATTCGCTTCTTCCATCCGAAAGCTGGGACCGCTCAACGCAGATACGGAAACCGTTCTGCTGGCCTTCTACGACAGCACCGACGAGTACACCAAACGCCTAGCGCTCATCTCCCTGGCACAGGGTGGATATCCGGGCATCCGGTCGCTGATCGAAAAGTCCTGGCGCACGATCGACGAAGAACATCACAAGATCGGCTGCTTGGAATGTCTGAGTGAGTATGTCGGTGACGAGACCCTATTGCGCGAGTACCTCGACAAGGCCAGAGATCTACCGGGCCGCTATCTGCGGGACTACGCCGAACATCTCCGAGCGTCACTGCCCTAGCGTCCTCGTCGACTCGTACCGGACTTCCTTGCCCGTCAACGGGTCACGGAACGCCAAAGAGCGCGCCAGGAGTTGCAACGGATGCGTGAAGTCATCTGACGCCACCTCGTGCACGTCCGGATAGAGCGGGTCGTTGACGATCGGGATGCCCAGGCTGTTCAGATGGACCCGCAGCTGATGGGTCTGCCCGGTGCGCGGAGTCAGACGATATCTGCCCGTCGAACCATCGCGATCCGCCAGCTCGATATGGGTCTCGGCGTTCGCCGGACCCGGCTCCTCGACCGCCTGAAGGATGCTGCGCCGCTTGATGATCCTGCTCCGCAACGTGACCGGCAGAGCCAGCCCGGGATCGACGGGGGCCAAGGCCTCATAGATCTTGGCGACCTGCCGCTGCGCAAAGAGCGATTGATACGCGGACCGGACCTCGCGGCGCACCGTGAACAGCAGCACCCCCGCGGTGAGCCGGTCCAGGCGATGTGCGGGTGCCAGTTCCGGCAGATCCAGCGTCCTGCGCAGACGTACCAGCGCTGTCTCGACGACATGCCGCCCGCGCGGCATCGTCGAGAGGAAGTGCGGCTTGTCGACCACCAGAACATTTTCGTCCCAGTGCAATATGTCGACTGCGAAGGGTACGGGCACTTCCACGACCACGTCGCGATACGTGTACACCACCGATCCCGAACGCAGGCGCGTATCAGTGGTGATCGGCGCACCCGTGGCGTCGACAACCTCGCCACGGCTCACTTTGTCGGCGGCGTCCGAACCGAATCGGGATACCAGCTCGTCAACCACTCGTCCGTCTTCTCGCAGGCGGATTCGCACCGGCCCCAAGCCGTCTCGCAGCGGTAGTGGCGGCTCTGGAGCCCTTCTTCTGGGGCTCACCAGCGCAACCTATCGCGTCTTACTTGGACGGCGACAATACGTCGGTCACCGGTTCGACGATGAACGACCGCGCCTCGGGTGCGGCCACCCGCAACGCATCCGCCGACGCATCATCGGGCTGACGTTGCGAACGTACCTCCGCGTCGACCCGCGCACGGTAGGTATCCACCTCACGCACAATGTCTTCCGCGGACCAGCCAAGCACCGGAGCCACCAGCTCGGCGACCTCCTGGGCGCAGTCGACACCACGATGCGGGTACTCGATGGCAATGCGCATACGCCGGGCGAGGATGTCCTCCAGGTGCAGGGCACCCTCGGCCGCCACCGCGTAGAGCGCCTCGACCTTCAAATACATCGGCGCCTTCGCGATCGGCTGCAACAGGCTGTGATCCGATCCCGCACAGGCCAGCACCTCGCCGATCAGCGAACCGTATCGGTCCAACAGGTGCCGCACCCGGTAGGGATGCAGACCGTAGGTCTCCCCGACGTGTTCGGTCTGATTGATCAGCGCGAAGTATCCGTCGGCGCCCAGCAGCGGCACCTTTTCGGTGATCGAGGGCGCCACCCGCGCCGGCACGAATTCGCTTGCCATGTCAATGGCATCGGAGGCCATCACGCGATACGTCGTGTACTTGCCGCCGGCGATGGCCACCAGCCCCGGAGCGGCGACCGCCACGGCGTGCTCGCGGGAGAGTTTCGACGTGTCGTCATCCTCCCCGGCCAGCAGCGGCCGCAATCCCGCGTAGACGCCATCGATATCGTTGTGCGTCAACGGCGTTGCCAACACCGTGTTCACCTTGTCCAGAATGTAGTCGATATCCACTTTGGTGGCTGCCGGGTGCGCCAGGTCGAGATTCCATTCGGTGTCGGTGGTCCCGATAATCCAGTGGTTACCCCACGGGATGACGAACAGCACCGACTTTTCGGTCCGCAGGATGATCGCCACCTCGCTGACGATTCTGTCCCGTGGCACCACGATGTGCACACCCTTGGAAGCGGTCACCCGGAATCGGCCACGGGTACGCGATAGCGCCTGAATCTCGTCGGTCCATACCCCGGTGGCATTGACGACGACATGCCCGCGAACCTCGGTTTCGGCGCCGTTCTCGGTGTCCCGCACCACCACACCGGTGACGCGATCACCTTCACGCAGCAGCGAGACCACCTGAGTGGATGTCCTGACCACGGCCCCGTAATGCGCCGCCGTCCGGGCCACGTTCATGGTGTGCCGAGCGTCGTCGACCACGGTGTCGTAGTAGCGGATACCGCCGATGAGCGAGTTGCGCTTCAGTCCCGGCGCCAACCGCAGTGCGCCGGCACGGGTGAGATGTTTCTGGGCGGGAACAGATTTCGCGCCGCCCATCTGGTCATACAAAAAAATCCCGGCGGCAATGTAGGGACGTTCCCACCACCGATTCGTCAGCGGGAACAAAAACGGCAGCGGCTTGACCAGATGAGGCGCCAATGTCGAGAGCGACAACTCCCGCTCGCGCAATGCCTCCTGAACCAAGCCGAATTCGAGCTGCTCGAGGTAGCGCAGGCCGCCGTGGAACATCTTCGAGGAGCGGCTGGACGTGCCGGCCGCGAAGTCACGCGCCTCGACCAACGCCACCTTCAGCCCGCGAGTAGCGGCATCCAGAGCCGACCCGGCGCCGACCACACCGCCGCCGATCACGATGACATCGAACTGCTCGGATCCCAGGCGCTCCCAGTTCAGCGAACGGGCCTGTGGTCCAAGGAACGTGTATGTGGGTCCACCCGCCGATGGGCTGGTTGCGTCACTCACGACTGCTCCCTTCCACGCCCACTACCGGGCCCCGGAGTCCTTCCAGAAAGCCACGTTACCGGCCGGTAGCGCTCTCGTCTGTGATGTACACCGCTGTGGCGCATGTCGCCCGAGGTCAGTCCAGGTCATCGTGGGCGATCAGCTGGCGCGCCGCCTCCGTTACCGAGCCGGACAGTGACGGATACACCGACAAGGTCTGCGCCAGATCGTTCACCGACAGCAGGTTCTGCACTGCGATCGCGATGGGCAGGATCAGCTCGGAGGCATTCGAGGCCACCACGACACCGCCGATCACCACACCGGTGGCCGGACGACAGAAGATCTTCACGAAACCGCGCTTGAGGCCCGACATCTTGGCCCGCGGGTTGGTGTTCAAGGGCAGCGTGACCGTTCGCGCCGGAACCTCGCCGTTGTCGATGGCCGCCTGGGACACCCCCACCGCAGCGATCTCCGGGCGGGTAAACACGGCAGCGGCAACGGTTTTCAACCGGATGGGCTGTACCGCGTCGCCAAGCGCGTGATACATGGCGATGCGGCCCTGCATGGCGGCCACCGAGGCCAGCGGTAGCAGACCCGTGCAGTCGCCCGCGGCATAAATACCGGCCACTGAGGTGCGCGACACCCGGTCCACGGTCAGATAGCCACCGGAGCCGAGGCTGATCCCGACGCGCTCGAGTCCCAGACCCGCGGTGTTGGGAATCGACCCCACGGTCATGAGCACATGGCTGCCGTCGACCGCCCGGCCGTCGGCCATCGCCACGCGGACTCCCGTCTCGGTCCGGGTCACCGCATCGGCCCGGGCATTTTTGATGAGCGTCACACCACGTTCGGCCAGCGTGTCCTCCAGGACCAGGGCGGCTTCCTCGTCCTCGTGCGGCAGCACGCGGTCCCGACTGGCCACGACTGTCACCTGAACTCCCAGCTCGGTGTAGGCGTGGACGAACTCGGCACCCGTGACACCCGATCCGACCACGATGAGGTGTTCGGGCAATTCCTCAAGGTCGTAGAGCTGACGCCAGGTGAGGATCCGTTCCCCGTCGGGACGCGCATGGGACAGCACCCGCGGGCTGGCGCCGGTGGCGATGAGCACCACGTCGGCTTCCAGAATGGTGCTGCTTCCGTCCGCGGCGGTGGCCTTGACCCGGTGATATGCCATTCCGACCACGTGATCGACCAGCTCGGCGCGTCCGGAGATCAGCCGCACACCGGCGTTGCGCAGCCGCGCGGCGATATCGGCCGATTGCTCGGCCGCAAGGCGCTTCACACGGCTGTGGATCTGCGGGAGCGAGATCTTGGCGTGCTCCACGTCGATGTCAAACCCCAGGTTGGGCGCGCGCCGCAGGTCGGTGCGCACACCGGTGGACGCGATGAACGTCTTGGACGGCACACAATCGAAGAGCACGCAGGCGCCACCGATCCCGTCCGAGTCGATCACCGTCACCTCGGTGGTGCTTCGCTCATGGGCCGCGGCCACGAGTGCCGCCTCGTATCCCGCTGGTCCTCCACCAATGATCACGATGCGCGTCGCCACGGCATCAAACCTACAAGGACCGAACCGACCCGGCTTGCCACGATGGGGGAACTTGCCACCATCCCTGCCGTCATCTACAACACAGGACCACTAGGCTTGCCCCCGTGCCGCTCTACGCCGCCTATGGCTCCAACATGCATCCCGAGCAGATGTTGCAGCGGGCGCCGCACTCCCCCATGGCGGGCACCGGCTGGCTGCACGGTTGGCGGCTGACCTTCGGCGGCGAGGACATCGGCTGGGAGGGCGCGCTGGCTACCGTCGTCCAAGACCCTCACTCGAAGGTCTTCGTCGTGCTTTACGACATGACCGGTGCCGACGAGAAGAACCTTGATCGCTGGGAGGGTTCCGAACTCGGCATCCATACCAAGATTCGCTGTCGGATCGACCGCGAGTCCTCCGACACGACCATCGACCCGGTATTGGCCTGGCTCTACGTCGTCAATGCCTACGAGGGGGGACTCCCGTCCGCCCGATACCTGGGCGTGATGGCCGACGCCGCGGAAATCGCAGGCGCGCCAGAAGATTACGTGCACGGTTTACGCACCCGCGCCTCACGCAATATCGGCCCGGGAACCAGCTAGACAGAACCCTGCGCGGCGCTTTGTTCGACGAGGTTCACCAGCGTCCGCACGCCGACGCCAAGAGCCCGTTCATCGATATCGAAGTTGGGTTGGTGGATATCGAGCTGCGGCCCCGATCCTGACCACACCCCCAGCCGCGCCATCGCACCCGGCACCTCCTCCAAGTACCAGGAGAAGTCCTCGCCACCACCGGACTGCGTGGTCTCCGCGAGTGCGTCCAGCCCGATGTCCTCGATGGCCCGCACGAAAATATGCGTCGAGTCGGACTCATTGATGACGGGGGGAACACCACGCCGATAGTTGAGGGTGTAGTCGATGCGCAGCGGAGCCAGCAACCCCTCGATCACATCCCGGACGGTGTCCTCCAGCGTGATCCACACATCGCGGCTGCCGGTGCGCACCGTGCCCGCCAGCGAGCCGATCTGTGGAATGGCGTTGGCCGCCTGCCCCGCGTTCACGGCACCCCACACCATGACGGTGCCGGCGCGCGGGTCGATCCGGCGACTCAACATCCCCGGCAATCCGGTGATGACGGTGCCGAGCCCGTACACCAGGTCAGCCGTCAGGTGTGGCCGCGAGGTATGACCTCCGGGGGAATGCAGCGTGACTTCGACGGTGTCCGCGGCTGAGGTGATGGCCCCCGCGCGGATTGCCACCTTGCCCACCTCCAGGCGCGGATCACAGTGCAGCGCAAAAATTCTCGTCACACCGGCCATCGCCCCGGTTGCCACCACGTCGATGGCGCCGCCCGGCATGACCTCTTCGGCCGGCTGGAAGATGAGGCGCACGCCCGAGGGCAGGGACGGAGCCGAATTCAGGGCCATGGCCGCACCCAGCAGGATGGCGGTATGTGCGTCATGCCCGCAGGCATGCGCGACATTGGGCACCGTCGAGGAGTAGGGCGCGCCGGTGCGTTCCTGCATCGGGAGGGCATCCATATCCGCGCGCAATGCCACCCGCGGGCCGTCCTCGGGCCCGAAGTCGCAGGTGATTCCGGTGCCGCCGGGCAGCACCTTCGGGTTGAGTCCGACCTCGGCCAGCCGCGCTGCCACGTATTCGGTGGTGGCGTGCTCCTGGCGCGCCAGCTCGGGATGCGCGTGGATGTGGCGGCGCCACCCGATCAGCGTCTCGGAATTCTCCGCGAGCCATTGCTCCGCGACGGCGGAAAGAGATTCGCTCACACCGTCACCGTCCTGCGCGCCAGCCGATCCAGCACCCTGGAACGCTCTGTCTCATTCTCGGCAAGCCGTATCACGGTGCGCGCCAACATCTTCGCTCCTTCAACCACAGCCCGGTCAGCGCCAGGCTCCCTGGCCGCCTTTTCGAAATCGGGCTGATGAATGACCGCTCCGCCCGAGTCGATGCCGATGACCGGGTGGATACCGGGCAGCACTTGCGTCACGTTGCCCATATCGGTGCTGCCCAGGGGCACCGCGGCCTCGAACTCGGCGGGCACCGGCGTACGGCCGAAGGACTCCATCTCCTCGCGGACCACTCCCACCAGCCACGGGTCCGGCGTCAGCTCCAGGTACGGGGGCGACGACTCGACCAGTTCATGGCTGCATCCGGTGGCCACCGCACCGGCAGCGAAGCACGCGTACACCTTCTCCTCCAGTTCGCGCAGGGAGGACGATTCGACGGCGCGCATGGTGTACTGCATCGCCGCACGAGCCGGAATGATGTTGGCCGCCTCTCCCCCCTCGGTGACGATGCCATGGATCAGCTGTCCGGGTGACAGATGCTGACGCAGCAGACCGATCGAGACCTGAGCGACCGTCACCGCATCGGCGGCGTTGATTCCCAGGTGCGGAGCGACCGCTGCGTGTGACTCCTTGCCGTGATAGGTGACCATCACGTCGGTCAGCGCGAGTGACCGCGCCCCCGCGATATCGATCGGTCCGGGGTGCAGCATCACCGCGGTCGCGATGTCGTCGAAAGCACCCGCCTCGAGTAGAAGTGCCTTGCCACCCCCGTATTCCTCTGCCGGAGTGCCGATAACCACCACGGTGAGTCCGAGTGCGTCGGCGACCTCGGCGAGCCCCAGTCCGGTGCCCACCGCGGAGGCCGCGATGATGTTGTGCCCGCACGCATGACCGATACCGGGCAGCGCGTCGTACTCGGCGCAAACACCGACGACCAGCGGACCATCCCCGAAGGTGGCACGGAATGCGGTGTCCAAACCGCCCTGACCGGTCACGATCTCGAATCCGCGTTCGGCGAGCAGCCGCTGGGTTTTCAGCGCGCTGCGAACCTCGTGGAAGGCCAGCTCGGGTTCGCCGTGAATATCGTGCGATAACGCCACCAGATCCGTTGCCGCGGCGTCCACGACCGTGCAAGCGGCCTGGGCATGCGCGGCGGACGACGCTCCGGTGCTCAAGGGCATTAGATGAGTATCCCATCATGGTTAGGCTGCGTAGCTGTGACCGATGAGCCACTTGGGCGAAGAGGCAACAGCACCGACGAGGCTCCGGCCGATGCGGCGGCGCGCGCCGCTGCGGAGATCGCCGCGCGCACCGGCGTCGCGTCCCACCCCGTCGCGGTGGTTCTCGGGTCCGGCTGGGCTCCGGCGGCCGC contains:
- a CDS encoding M20 family metallopeptidase — protein: MSESLSAVAEQWLAENSETLIGWRRHIHAHPELARQEHATTEYVAARLAEVGLNPKVLPGGTGITCDFGPEDGPRVALRADMDALPMQERTGAPYSSTVPNVAHACGHDAHTAILLGAAMALNSAPSLPSGVRLIFQPAEEVMPGGAIDVVATGAMAGVTRIFALHCDPRLEVGKVAIRAGAITSAADTVEVTLHSPGGHTSRPHLTADLVYGLGTVITGLPGMLSRRIDPRAGTVMVWGAVNAGQAANAIPQIGSLAGTVRTGSRDVWITLEDTVRDVIEGLLAPLRIDYTLNYRRGVPPVINESDSTHIFVRAIEDIGLDALAETTQSGGGEDFSWYLEEVPGAMARLGVWSGSGPQLDIHQPNFDIDERALGVGVRTLVNLVEQSAAQGSV
- a CDS encoding M20 family metallopeptidase; the encoded protein is MPLSTGASSAAHAQAACTVVDAAATDLVALSHDIHGEPELAFHEVRSALKTQRLLAERGFEIVTGQGGLDTAFRATFGDGPLVVGVCAEYDALPGIGHACGHNIIAASAVGTGLGLAEVADALGLTVVVIGTPAEEYGGGKALLLEAGAFDDIATAVMLHPGPIDIAGARSLALTDVMVTYHGKESHAAVAPHLGINAADAVTVAQVSIGLLRQHLSPGQLIHGIVTEGGEAANIIPARAAMQYTMRAVESSSLRELEEKVYACFAAGAVATGCSHELVESSPPYLELTPDPWLVGVVREEMESFGRTPVPAEFEAAVPLGSTDMGNVTQVLPGIHPVIGIDSGGAVIHQPDFEKAAREPGADRAVVEGAKMLARTVIRLAENETERSRVLDRLARRTVTV